One genomic window of Gracilinema caldarium DSM 7334 includes the following:
- a CDS encoding NAD(P)-dependent oxidoreductase, whose protein sequence is MEHIAFIGTGVMGNSMAGHLLASGYPVTAFTRTKSRAEPLLAQGARWADSVREAVQDADMVITMVGYPQDVEELYLGPDGIIASAKPKALLIDMTTSSPQLAIRITAAARERGLEALDAPVSGGDVGARNATLSIMVGGSETAFNRAKPLFEKLGKTIVLQGGPGSGQHCKMCNQIAIASNMMGVVEALTYGLTAGLDPRTMLSSIESGAAGSWSLSNLVPRMLDGNVKPGFYIKHFIKDMGIALESARQMGLKLPGLTQAEALYQKLAALDTKSLQQIARDIAAGNQGLTEPHIPAEALSGSELGTQALYILYLARLI, encoded by the coding sequence ATGGAGCATATTGCGTTTATTGGTACCGGAGTCATGGGAAACAGTATGGCCGGACACCTGCTTGCTTCGGGATATCCGGTTACAGCTTTTACGAGAACAAAAAGTCGGGCAGAACCTTTGCTGGCCCAGGGGGCCCGCTGGGCCGACTCGGTGAGGGAAGCGGTACAGGATGCGGACATGGTCATCACCATGGTTGGCTATCCCCAGGATGTGGAAGAACTCTACCTTGGCCCCGATGGAATCATCGCCTCGGCAAAACCCAAAGCCCTTCTTATCGACATGACCACCTCAAGCCCCCAGCTGGCGATACGCATCACCGCCGCCGCCAGGGAACGGGGACTGGAAGCCCTGGATGCTCCTGTTTCAGGGGGTGATGTAGGAGCCCGCAACGCCACCCTTTCGATCATGGTGGGGGGCAGTGAAACTGCCTTTAACCGGGCAAAGCCTCTCTTTGAAAAGCTCGGTAAAACCATTGTCCTCCAGGGTGGCCCCGGAAGCGGCCAGCACTGCAAGATGTGCAACCAGATTGCCATCGCCTCAAACATGATGGGTGTGGTAGAAGCTCTAACTTATGGGCTGACCGCAGGACTTGATCCCCGGACCATGCTTTCCAGCATCGAATCCGGAGCGGCAGGGAGCTGGTCCCTTTCCAACCTGGTACCGAGAATGCTCGACGGCAATGTAAAGCCTGGTTTTTATATCAAACATTTTATTAAAGACATGGGTATAGCCCTGGAAAGTGCCCGCCAAATGGGACTGAAACTTCCTGGCTTAACTCAGGCCGAGGCTTTATATCAAAAACTAGCCGCCCTGGATACGAAAAGCCTGCAACAGATTGCTCGGGATATCGCGGCAGGAAATCAGGGCCTTACAGAGCCTCATATTCCTGCAGAAGCCCTTTCTGGTTCTGAATTGGGAACTCAGGCCCTGTACATATTATATTTAGCGAGGCTTATTTAA
- a CDS encoding DUF2804 domain-containing protein, with protein MYIRDVSPPRSSPIEKGTPIFGTWTRPFDDVDLISIKHPFHFPTMKWIKNLRVKEWQTFHVQNDTYFLLAVLTNVKYYRLAQVFLWNKEIRERLIFRKALPFGAWKLPRSLSNSSITSSSYGFYLRIHDWLDADLIELDLDIEPNRKRPSFTAHLEFDFSQLKTTPLVTCLPFSDRRCMYNYKAMVPVRGDIVFGGKHVSLSLNTTFGMFMDYKGYFPYRMRQTWCTGHGYHNDGRPFGFSVVESQTKDSFRYNENGLWLAGQLTPLPPVRITMPEGPDSDWVIQDLEGMVDLIFTPKEPIKTGFDFFLTRSEYIAPFGIYNGMLQTKDGEKINLRNVWGTGEQIYLRV; from the coding sequence ATGTATATTCGCGATGTAAGTCCACCACGTTCAAGTCCTATAGAAAAAGGAACTCCTATTTTTGGTACCTGGACCCGACCTTTTGATGATGTAGATCTAATCAGTATCAAACATCCTTTTCATTTTCCAACTATGAAATGGATCAAAAACCTTAGAGTTAAGGAGTGGCAAACCTTTCATGTTCAGAATGATACATACTTTCTCTTGGCTGTATTAACCAATGTAAAGTATTACCGCCTCGCTCAGGTGTTTCTGTGGAATAAAGAAATCAGAGAACGACTAATTTTTCGAAAAGCCTTACCCTTTGGTGCATGGAAGCTTCCCCGTTCCCTTTCTAATTCTTCTATTACCAGTAGTAGTTATGGATTCTATCTACGTATCCATGATTGGCTCGATGCAGATCTCATCGAACTTGATCTAGATATCGAACCTAACCGGAAACGCCCCTCATTTACAGCCCATCTTGAATTCGATTTTTCCCAACTTAAAACCACACCACTCGTTACATGTCTTCCTTTTTCAGACCGCCGGTGTATGTATAATTATAAAGCTATGGTTCCAGTACGAGGCGATATAGTTTTTGGCGGTAAACATGTAAGCCTTTCATTGAACACTACCTTTGGTATGTTCATGGATTATAAAGGCTATTTCCCCTACCGTATGAGGCAGACCTGGTGTACCGGCCATGGATACCATAATGATGGTCGCCCATTTGGTTTTAGCGTAGTAGAAAGTCAGACGAAGGACAGCTTTCGCTACAACGAAAACGGTCTCTGGCTCGCAGGTCAGCTCACTCCATTACCACCTGTACGTATTACTATGCCTGAAGGACCAGATTCTGATTGGGTTATTCAAGACCTAGAAGGTATGGTGGATCTCATCTTTACCCCTAAGGAGCCCATCAAAACAGGTTTCGACTTCTTCCTTACCCGTAGTGAATATATTGCCCCCTTTGGTATATATAATGGTATGCTACAAACCAAGGATGGAGAAAAGATCAATCTCCGCAATGTGTGGGGAACCGGTGAGCAAATTTACTTAAGAGTTTAA
- a CDS encoding D-2-hydroxyacid dehydrogenase, with translation MNTKQSLLVLVLPEHRVPRDAQKRLQDHARGRLVMIITDKNQLEPLLDRIEIAGGEVPPPFISRMPQLKWYQSWYAGADWLQKFPEAKSNPFVLTNSSGIHGVQMSEHLFGMLIAWYRKFPAAFAAQGRHEWLTFSYPDMDVLADKTMLIVGYGTIGQRVARVANAFDMNVIGVKRTPPTEPDPYGVTLDVFENLYPRLGEADIVVNILPLTPQTKGLYNKNVFHAMKRSSLFVNIGRGGSVNEDDLVEALQTGLIKGALLDVTAEEPLPAGSPLWDLPNLMLTSHFSGFHPQYDELAFQVFLENLDRYNRGEVLKNVINKDLGY, from the coding sequence ATGAACACTAAACAATCACTGCTTGTTCTGGTACTTCCAGAACATCGTGTCCCCAGGGATGCTCAGAAACGGCTTCAGGACCATGCCAGAGGCAGATTGGTTATGATTATTACCGATAAAAATCAGCTTGAACCGCTTCTGGATCGTATTGAGATTGCTGGCGGCGAAGTACCGCCCCCATTCATTTCCCGGATGCCTCAGCTGAAATGGTATCAGTCCTGGTATGCCGGGGCAGACTGGCTCCAGAAATTTCCTGAAGCAAAAAGTAATCCTTTTGTACTGACTAATTCATCTGGTATTCATGGGGTTCAAATGTCGGAACACCTTTTCGGTATGCTCATAGCTTGGTATCGAAAATTCCCTGCTGCCTTTGCAGCCCAGGGCCGGCATGAATGGCTCACGTTTTCCTATCCTGATATGGACGTTCTTGCTGATAAAACGATGCTCATTGTGGGGTATGGTACCATAGGCCAGCGGGTGGCAAGAGTGGCGAATGCCTTTGATATGAATGTTATTGGGGTAAAACGGACTCCTCCCACAGAACCGGATCCCTATGGTGTCACATTGGATGTGTTTGAAAACCTGTATCCCAGGCTTGGTGAAGCAGATATTGTAGTAAATATTTTGCCCCTTACCCCCCAAACCAAGGGCCTCTATAACAAGAATGTTTTTCATGCTATGAAGCGGTCTTCCCTCTTTGTGAATATTGGCCGGGGCGGTTCAGTAAATGAGGATGACCTGGTGGAAGCCTTGCAAACAGGTCTCATTAAAGGCGCTCTTTTAGATGTAACTGCAGAAGAACCATTACCTGCCGGGTCCCCCCTCTGGGATCTTCCAAACCTGATGCTGACGAGCCATTTTTCAGGCTTTCATCCCCAGTATGACGAGCTTGCCTTCCAGGTATTCCTGGAAAATCTTGATCGCTATAACCGGGGAGAAGTACTGAAAAATGTCATTAATAAAGACCTGGGCTATTGA
- the metH gene encoding methionine synthase translates to MTVREQLDVLAAKRILLLDGAMGTMIQKFGLTEADFRGAEFQNHPKPLLGCNDILCITKPSVIASIHQAYLRAGSDIIETNSFNANAISLADYNLESYAFEISRAAARVARESADLYSTAERPRFVAGVLGPTSKTASISPDVNDPGARAVTWEELEAAYYDNARGLLAGGADILMIETIFDTLNAKAAIAAIQRLFEARASAGLPEVPIMISGTIVDAAGRTLSGQTVEAFCVSVMHAKPWSIGLNCSLGAERLYPHVAALSEIAPCLVSAHPNAGLPNRFGQYDESAQTMAGFIEAFLRDGLVNIVGGCCGSTPAHIAEIARVTMNYQPRVIPALPRKTVLAGLEPLVVDPAIGFIDVGERTNVAGSRKFLRLIKEERYDEALSIARDMVEAGASIIDVCMDDALLDAPRAMQKFLNLALADPEIARLPVMVDSSRWEAIEAGLKCLQGKGIVNSISLKEGEEAFLRKSRIARRMGAAVVVMLFDERGQADSYERKVEVAQRSYQLLIQDGMKGEDIIFDPNVLAIATGIPEHDRYALDFIKACRWIRANCPGAKISGGVSNLSFSFRGYDLVREAMHAVFLKYAIEAGLTMAIVNPAGLVPYDELEPRLREVAEDVVLARRSDAAERLLALALELKEASDVADGHGTVGSDSSTGSTHSAADKNVWRTLPVEERLQYALVKGIEDYIEPDILEARSRYQRSLDVIEGPLMKGMNEVGDRFGAGKMFLPQVIRSARVMKKAVAVLEPFIQEEKLADARLTSQDAVKRSEDGSEKKSEPKRKSGATKIIMATVKGDVHDIGKNIVGVVLGCNGYEVHDLGVMIPPDEIAEAIIREQADLVGLSGLITPSLDEMVHTARELERRGVSIPLLIGGATTSEAHTALRIAPAYSGPVVYVKDASRAAAVVRALLSNTEKARFLEELETKYAEAITRHETIQDRIELIPIEKARSNKLPTDWSHMEIVEPRQKGLVTFHDFPLESLVPYIDWSYFFYGWDLGHGFERILEDPEKGEAARKLYDDAQVLLDRLVSEHILTAHGVAGFFSAQSLGDDILLFSADPSGADLNGFGTPIARFSFLRNQEKKLAGGFNPCLSDFIAPESSGRTDWIGLFAVTAGHGLETFVADCKARGDDYTALLAASLADRLAEAFAEKLHALVRTELWGYVAEENLNAKELFEGKYRGIRPAFGYPACPDHHDKRIACKVLEAEQRCGIKLTESSMMQPAASVCGMYFAHPASYYFGVGRVGEDQLEDWARRKGISIEDARDRIGRL, encoded by the coding sequence ATGACGGTACGCGAACAATTAGATGTCCTGGCAGCAAAACGGATCCTGTTATTGGACGGTGCCATGGGTACTATGATACAAAAATTTGGTTTAACAGAAGCAGATTTTCGGGGTGCTGAATTTCAAAACCACCCCAAGCCGCTCCTTGGTTGTAATGATATTTTGTGCATTACCAAACCTAGTGTTATTGCATCGATTCATCAGGCCTATCTTAGGGCGGGCTCTGATATTATCGAGACCAATTCTTTTAATGCCAATGCAATCTCCCTGGCCGATTATAACCTTGAGTCCTATGCGTTTGAAATAAGCCGTGCTGCTGCCCGTGTCGCCCGGGAATCGGCGGATCTGTACAGCACTGCGGAACGGCCCCGTTTTGTCGCGGGGGTCCTGGGGCCTACCAGTAAAACCGCAAGTATTTCTCCGGATGTGAATGATCCGGGAGCCCGGGCGGTTACCTGGGAAGAGCTGGAAGCAGCCTATTATGACAATGCCCGGGGCCTTTTGGCCGGTGGCGCGGATATCCTCATGATTGAGACGATCTTTGACACCCTGAATGCGAAGGCCGCCATCGCCGCCATCCAACGGCTTTTCGAAGCGCGGGCTTCGGCGGGACTTCCTGAGGTTCCGATTATGATTTCCGGGACCATTGTCGATGCCGCAGGCCGGACCCTTTCCGGTCAGACCGTGGAAGCCTTCTGTGTATCGGTCATGCATGCCAAGCCCTGGTCCATCGGTCTAAACTGTTCCCTCGGTGCTGAACGGCTCTATCCCCATGTGGCAGCCCTCTCAGAAATTGCCCCCTGTTTGGTGAGTGCCCATCCTAATGCGGGGCTTCCGAACCGTTTTGGCCAATATGATGAGTCCGCCCAAACCATGGCAGGCTTTATAGAAGCCTTCCTGCGGGACGGGCTCGTGAACATTGTGGGGGGCTGCTGCGGTTCTACCCCGGCGCATATCGCTGAAATTGCCCGTGTAACCATGAATTATCAGCCCCGGGTGATCCCTGCATTGCCCCGTAAGACGGTGCTGGCCGGGCTTGAACCCCTGGTGGTGGACCCAGCTATCGGTTTTATCGATGTGGGGGAGCGGACCAATGTGGCGGGGAGCCGCAAATTTTTACGGCTTATTAAAGAAGAACGCTATGACGAAGCCCTGAGCATAGCCCGGGACATGGTCGAAGCCGGAGCTTCTATCATCGATGTGTGTATGGATGATGCTCTTCTGGATGCGCCCAGGGCAATGCAAAAGTTTTTGAACCTGGCTCTTGCGGATCCAGAAATTGCCCGCCTTCCGGTTATGGTAGACAGTTCACGCTGGGAGGCCATAGAAGCAGGACTTAAATGCCTGCAGGGAAAGGGGATTGTCAATTCAATCAGCTTGAAAGAGGGAGAAGAAGCGTTTTTACGGAAAAGCCGTATTGCCCGCAGGATGGGTGCGGCGGTGGTGGTGATGCTCTTTGATGAGCGGGGCCAGGCCGATTCCTATGAGCGGAAAGTTGAGGTAGCTCAGCGATCCTATCAGCTTCTGATTCAGGATGGGATGAAGGGTGAGGATATCATTTTTGATCCTAATGTGCTGGCCATTGCAACGGGAATCCCTGAACATGACCGGTATGCCCTTGATTTTATTAAGGCTTGCCGTTGGATCCGGGCTAATTGTCCCGGTGCAAAGATTTCGGGAGGCGTGTCTAACCTATCTTTCAGCTTCCGTGGATATGATCTCGTTCGGGAAGCGATGCATGCGGTGTTTCTGAAGTATGCCATTGAAGCGGGTCTTACGATGGCCATTGTAAACCCTGCAGGCCTCGTTCCCTATGATGAACTGGAACCGCGGCTCCGGGAAGTTGCGGAAGATGTGGTTCTGGCGCGCAGAAGCGATGCCGCAGAACGGTTGTTGGCGCTGGCACTGGAACTGAAAGAAGCTTCTGATGTTGCTGATGGGCATGGAACCGTTGGTAGCGATTCAAGCACTGGCTCCACCCACAGTGCTGCCGATAAAAATGTCTGGCGCACCCTCCCGGTGGAGGAACGGCTCCAATATGCCTTGGTAAAGGGTATCGAGGATTATATTGAACCTGATATTCTGGAAGCCCGGAGCCGGTATCAACGTTCCCTCGATGTAATTGAAGGCCCTTTAATGAAAGGGATGAATGAAGTGGGGGACCGATTCGGCGCTGGTAAGATGTTTTTACCCCAAGTTATCCGCAGTGCCCGGGTAATGAAAAAGGCTGTGGCGGTCCTAGAACCCTTTATTCAGGAGGAAAAGCTCGCCGACGCAAGGCTCACATCCCAGGATGCGGTGAAAAGATCTGAGGATGGATCTGAGAAAAAATCCGAGCCTAAGAGAAAATCCGGGGCGACCAAAATTATCATGGCTACTGTCAAAGGCGATGTTCATGATATTGGTAAAAATATCGTCGGCGTTGTGCTCGGTTGTAACGGCTATGAGGTGCACGATTTGGGGGTCATGATACCTCCCGACGAAATTGCCGAGGCTATCATTCGGGAACAGGCCGATTTGGTAGGGCTGTCGGGGCTTATCACTCCCTCCCTTGATGAGATGGTTCACACTGCCCGTGAATTGGAACGTCGGGGGGTATCTATTCCTCTATTGATAGGAGGCGCAACCACCAGTGAAGCCCATACGGCTCTTCGGATTGCACCAGCCTATTCGGGGCCGGTGGTATATGTGAAGGATGCGAGTAGGGCGGCTGCGGTGGTACGCGCACTCCTTTCGAATACCGAAAAAGCACGATTCCTTGAGGAACTGGAAACTAAATATGCTGAAGCAATTACCCGTCATGAAACCATTCAGGACCGGATAGAACTGATACCCATAGAAAAAGCCCGCAGCAATAAGCTTCCCACAGACTGGTCCCATATGGAAATTGTCGAGCCCCGGCAGAAAGGGCTGGTAACTTTTCATGATTTCCCCCTCGAATCCCTGGTACCCTATATCGACTGGTCCTACTTTTTTTATGGCTGGGATTTAGGCCATGGTTTTGAGCGGATACTGGAAGATCCTGAAAAGGGGGAGGCGGCCAGGAAACTGTACGATGATGCTCAGGTCCTGCTTGATCGTCTTGTATCGGAACATATCCTTACTGCCCACGGGGTAGCTGGTTTTTTCTCTGCTCAGTCGCTGGGAGATGATATTCTCTTGTTTAGCGCGGATCCTTCCGGGGCGGATTTAAATGGTTTCGGTACGCCCATCGCCCGGTTCTCCTTTTTGCGGAACCAGGAAAAGAAACTGGCTGGCGGTTTTAATCCCTGTCTTTCAGATTTTATTGCTCCTGAGTCATCTGGCAGAACCGATTGGATTGGTCTCTTTGCTGTAACTGCTGGTCATGGCCTGGAAACCTTTGTGGCTGACTGTAAAGCCCGGGGAGACGATTATACCGCCCTTTTAGCGGCATCCCTGGCTGACCGGCTGGCGGAAGCCTTTGCCGAAAAACTGCATGCCCTCGTGCGGACCGAGCTGTGGGGCTATGTCGCAGAGGAAAACCTTAATGCTAAGGAACTTTTTGAAGGTAAATACCGGGGAATCAGGCCAGCCTTCGGTTATCCCGCATGCCCCGATCACCATGATAAACGGATCGCCTGCAAGGTGCTGGAAGCAGAACAGCGGTGCGGCATCAAATTAACTGAATCTTCCATGATGCAGCCTGCCGCTTCGGTGTGTGGTATGTATTTTGCCCATCCAGCCTCCTATTATTTTGGTGTGGGCCGTGTAGGTGAGGATCAGCTTGAGGATTGGGCTCGGCGAAAGGGCATTTCTATAGAAGATGCTCGGGACAGAATCGGAAGGCTGTAA
- a CDS encoding acyl-[acyl-carrier-protein] thioesterase has protein sequence MKALWTEQFTVRTWDVDRNNRLSPSSLFNYFQEVAGNHATELGVGKDALLRGNQAWILSRMTTLLYRRPGWGETITVRTWPRGTEKLFAIRDYDIIDGFGSTIAQGRSAWLLVDVEKLRPLRPQSLTENLPTNTDMPAIPDGAQALTALPELQAAGTRTAAYSDIDYNGHVNNARYIEWIQDILDASILEQTNHFRIDINYLAEIRPQETISLWKEPLPNQDAGTEEHAGERPPFTPFEVTELWAFEGKHIDSGQSSFRAELRCGA, from the coding sequence ATGAAAGCGTTATGGACAGAACAATTTACCGTACGAACCTGGGATGTGGACCGAAACAACCGATTAAGTCCCTCATCACTGTTTAATTATTTTCAGGAAGTGGCCGGGAACCATGCCACAGAGCTCGGCGTCGGAAAAGATGCCCTGCTGCGGGGCAACCAGGCATGGATACTTTCCCGAATGACGACACTCCTCTATCGGCGCCCTGGTTGGGGAGAAACCATAACAGTCCGCACTTGGCCCCGGGGCACAGAAAAGCTTTTTGCTATCCGGGACTATGACATTATAGACGGCTTTGGCAGTACCATAGCCCAGGGCCGCAGTGCATGGCTGTTAGTCGATGTAGAAAAACTCCGTCCTCTGCGACCACAAAGTCTGACAGAAAACTTGCCAACCAATACGGATATGCCCGCCATACCAGACGGAGCGCAGGCTCTTACTGCACTGCCCGAACTCCAGGCTGCAGGTACAAGAACCGCTGCTTATTCCGATATCGACTACAACGGCCATGTTAACAATGCCCGCTACATCGAGTGGATACAGGATATACTAGATGCATCGATTCTAGAACAGACCAATCATTTTCGAATTGATATCAATTACCTGGCTGAAATTCGTCCCCAGGAAACCATAAGTCTCTGGAAAGAACCTCTTCCAAACCAGGATGCAGGAACCGAGGAGCATGCGGGGGAGAGACCCCCCTTTACGCCCTTTGAAGTAACCGAACTTTGGGCCTTCGAAGGCAAACATATCGATTCCGGCCAAAGTTCCTTCCGGGCCGAATTACGCTGTGGAGCATAA
- a CDS encoding methylenetetrahydrofolate reductase — MNISLELVPRDTQAVTEGLAVVSRYPDISLINIPDLLRFPIRSWQACTLIPPQYHTIPHLRAIDFNLEEPFPLTAYFKEHHIDTVLVVAGDPPQDMKHRVYPTHTTDFIKKLKLEMPQLTIYAAFDPYRSNIRYELDYLNAKEDSGADGFMSQPFFDVRLLEIYAEYLEGRRVFWGVSPVLSEKSRNYWEARNRAIFPRSFRPDLHWNISFGRQVLQFCKTHHFDLYLMPIKVDLDTYLQGLFS; from the coding sequence ATGAATATATCCCTTGAACTCGTGCCCCGGGATACACAGGCCGTCACCGAGGGCCTTGCGGTAGTTTCCCGCTATCCCGATATCAGCCTCATCAATATCCCGGACTTGCTCCGTTTCCCCATCCGTTCATGGCAAGCCTGCACCCTTATTCCGCCGCAGTACCATACCATACCCCATCTGCGGGCCATCGATTTTAATCTCGAAGAACCCTTTCCCCTGACCGCATATTTTAAAGAACACCATATTGATACGGTGCTGGTTGTTGCCGGCGACCCGCCCCAGGATATGAAACACCGGGTGTACCCTACCCACACCACGGATTTCATCAAAAAATTAAAACTAGAGATGCCACAGCTCACCATTTACGCCGCCTTTGACCCCTATCGCTCCAATATCCGCTATGAACTGGATTATCTCAATGCAAAGGAAGACAGCGGTGCCGACGGTTTCATGAGCCAGCCCTTTTTTGATGTACGGCTCCTGGAGATTTATGCCGAATACCTGGAGGGCCGCAGGGTCTTTTGGGGTGTATCACCGGTGCTGTCGGAAAAAAGCCGCAACTACTGGGAAGCCCGCAACAGAGCTATCTTTCCCCGTTCCTTCCGGCCGGACCTGCACTGGAACATCAGCTTTGGCCGGCAGGTCCTGCAGTTCTGCAAAACCCATCACTTTGATCTCTACCTCATGCCCATCAAGGTCGATCTGGATACCTACCTGCAGGGCCTGTTCAGTTAA
- a CDS encoding radical SAM protein — translation MLGGGRSFKFLDRTFNLDYERAEQILRFFLERIKPPGYVHFEMVPSRFPDRLRTLLEQFPAGTLRLEVGIQTFTPEVARTIGRPSNPEKEQEALRFLREKTQAIVHADLIAGLPGETLESFARSFNQLWQVRPGEIQLGILKKLPGTPIARHDGPFGMHYVDQPPYEVLETGSFSRSELDEVKNFARFWELIVNRGHFEDLLPRLIPEQGNAFEAFIELSRFLLRRFGKNWGIDRSALRQALENWIVFN, via the coding sequence TTGCTCGGGGGGGGGCGGTCTTTTAAATTCCTTGACCGGACCTTTAACCTCGACTATGAGCGGGCAGAGCAGATTCTTCGTTTTTTCCTTGAACGAATAAAACCGCCGGGATATGTGCATTTTGAAATGGTCCCCTCCCGGTTTCCTGACCGTTTGAGGACCCTTTTAGAGCAGTTCCCAGCGGGTACCCTGCGGCTTGAGGTGGGTATTCAAACCTTTACTCCTGAGGTGGCTCGAACAATTGGGCGGCCCAGCAATCCTGAAAAGGAACAGGAAGCTTTACGGTTCCTGAGAGAAAAGACCCAGGCGATTGTTCATGCGGACCTTATTGCAGGTCTCCCGGGAGAAACGCTGGAAAGTTTTGCAAGGAGTTTTAACCAGCTCTGGCAGGTTCGGCCCGGTGAAATTCAGCTGGGGATTCTGAAAAAGCTCCCCGGCACACCCATTGCCCGTCATGATGGGCCCTTTGGGATGCACTATGTGGACCAGCCTCCCTACGAAGTGCTGGAAACGGGGAGCTTTTCCCGATCGGAACTGGATGAGGTAAAGAACTTTGCCCGTTTCTGGGAGCTCATTGTAAATCGGGGGCATTTTGAAGACCTGCTTCCCCGGCTTATTCCGGAACAGGGTAATGCCTTTGAAGCCTTTATCGAACTATCCCGCTTTTTATTGCGCCGTTTTGGTAAAAATTGGGGCATAGACCGCAGTGCCCTGCGGCAGGCCCTTGAGAACTGGATAGTTTTTAACTGA
- a CDS encoding B12-binding domain-containing radical SAM protein, which yields MADIVLATINAKWIHPSLALRLLQANLGPLAERSRIFEFALRQPLEEKVAPLVEAAPRVLALSVSIWNHEATLALLEELETYWSGARTRGGPGWTKPVVVLGGPEVSYLPEDAPLVRKADWIVRGEGEAVFRLLCEHLLLGRPLDALEPYGVIEGKWIIAKPVVLSDIKTAYHLYTDEDISRKLIYVEASRGCPFGCEFCLSSLDRRVREFPLGDFLSDMEELLARGGAVF from the coding sequence ATGGCCGATATTGTTCTTGCAACCATCAATGCGAAGTGGATACATCCATCTCTCGCATTGCGCCTGTTACAGGCGAATTTGGGCCCCTTGGCTGAACGGAGCCGGATCTTCGAATTTGCCCTGCGGCAGCCTTTGGAAGAAAAGGTCGCCCCTCTTGTTGAGGCGGCGCCCCGGGTCCTTGCCCTCTCTGTTTCTATCTGGAACCATGAGGCGACACTTGCGTTGCTCGAAGAGCTGGAAACCTACTGGTCTGGGGCAAGGACCCGGGGAGGACCGGGCTGGACGAAGCCGGTGGTGGTCCTGGGCGGTCCAGAAGTTTCCTATCTGCCGGAAGATGCGCCGCTGGTGCGCAAAGCTGACTGGATTGTCCGCGGAGAGGGAGAAGCGGTGTTTCGACTGCTCTGTGAGCACCTCCTGCTTGGAAGGCCGCTCGATGCCCTCGAACCCTATGGTGTCATAGAAGGGAAATGGATTATCGCAAAGCCTGTAGTTTTGTCGGACATAAAGACAGCTTATCACCTCTATACCGATGAGGATATCTCGAGAAAACTCATCTATGTAGAAGCCTCTCGGGGCTGTCCCTTTGGCTGTGAATTTTGCCTGAGCTCTCTGGACCGGCGTGTACGGGAATTTCCCCTGGGTGACTTTTTATCTGATATGGAAGAACTTCTTGCTCGGGGGGGGGCGGTCTTTTAA
- a CDS encoding 5' nucleotidase, NT5C type, translating to MDESSFILGVDLDGVVGDFYGAMREIAAEWLDRPLESLKKEVSFGLHEWGIDEYGGYDRLHRFAVTQRDLFRVMKPIKDAPATLRKLSVRGIRIRIITHRLFLKYFHKTSITQTVEWLDAHDIPYWDLCFMKDKGAVGAHVYIDDSPSNVERLREQGCRTIVFSNSTNLQLPGPRADTWQDVERLVMEAYDEWRTGTLNLFGASSFPR from the coding sequence ATGGATGAGAGTAGTTTTATCCTTGGCGTAGACCTAGACGGCGTGGTCGGAGATTTTTATGGTGCCATGCGGGAAATAGCCGCCGAATGGCTCGACCGGCCCCTTGAAAGTCTTAAAAAAGAGGTTTCCTTCGGGCTTCATGAATGGGGTATTGATGAGTACGGGGGATATGACCGGCTGCACCGCTTTGCCGTTACCCAGCGGGACCTCTTTCGGGTGATGAAGCCCATAAAGGATGCCCCGGCGACCCTCAGGAAGCTTTCAGTTCGGGGTATCCGGATTCGGATTATCACCCACCGGCTTTTTTTAAAATATTTTCATAAAACCTCCATTACTCAGACCGTGGAGTGGCTCGACGCCCATGATATCCCCTACTGGGATCTCTGCTTCATGAAGGATAAGGGAGCCGTCGGAGCCCATGTCTATATTGATGATTCCCCAAGCAATGTGGAGCGCCTGCGGGAACAGGGATGCCGCACTATTGTGTTTTCCAATTCTACCAATCTGCAACTTCCGGGTCCTCGGGCCGATACCTGGCAGGATGTGGAACGGCTGGTGATGGAAGCCTATGATGAATGGCGTACCGGTACGCTGAATCTCTTTGGGGCTTCCAGTTTTCCCCGCTGA